The nucleotide window aaattagataaataaaactttaatcgAAGAAAAAGACAAGGAGATTAGACATCGACAATTCCTCTTAATCACATTCATGTATTACCTCGTATTTGAAATTGATGACTTAGAAGTGTACAGAAGAAAACATAGGACACCATCAATGAAAAAGTACACAGATTAGCAATCGTAGTCAATACACACATGCACACAGTAAATCCAATAATGTATGGCTTGAATTTTTCGAAGTTCCAAAAGGCCCAAAATTTTCCCCACGCTAGATTCAGAAACCAAAAAATAAGACCAAAATTGCAGAGGAGAACTTGTGCCCCTGATACCCGACTATCCAAAGTTTGAAGTCATGTGGCTGTACCTGCTCGCTCCTAAAGAGAATGCATGCATTAGCCCAGTGCTCTGGTCCACTTTGTACAACCCAGTCGTACGCATCAGGTGAAATACTTTTTACGTTCCCATCACTACGCTGGAAGTCCTCCAGTTTAGGTACCCATGCAAGCAGCAGAATAAAAATCACTAATCAAAAGCCGTCTTCCCTCATGAGAAAATTGTCCCTTTAAGTCCTCGTTATGTTTCTCAGCAAGATGCCTCTCACGAAAGCAGTGGTGGCAATGCTACTATCAAGTTATCAACTGGTGCATCAACAAGCCCAAGCTGCTCAGCAACAGGAACCACTACTTCAGATACAGTTGTCCTGCTTGACCTGCATAGTTAAATACTTAAATGTTCCATGAGAATTTGATGCCAAACACATGCAGGGTACATGTCACTCTGTTAAATGCTATTTGTGGGAACTAAAGCACAGTATGAACACATTTCACAATGAGGTACAGAGAGGCATGTTAGCGTACATGTCactctgtatttttttttttttttgccaaacaCATACAGGGCACATGTCACAATGAGGTACAAAGTCTAAAATTTCAACCCTTTTTTTTTCGatacagaaagaaaaacaacaaccaaataaaaACACCGCAAACTAGCACCCGGACCACAGCCATCACCAAACAAATGAAACTGGTCAGCAGAGCAAGCAGTTGCGGGAATGTGATTAGACCAAAGAGACATGGAGGAATAGGAGTGTCCCAAGTGAGCAAGGGAATCAGCCAGAAAGTTAGCCTCATGCCAGATATGCACATAGGAAACAGATTGAAACCGAGAATATAGTTTACCTATCCAAAAAGATTAAATCCCGTGAGAAGGGCTTAGTTGAGTTTCTATTTTCAACCGCTCTCTCTATTTCATATATGTATTGTGACACAGGGTACAATTTTTTCACTGATCATTTTTTCATACTGCTTAATGAGAAGGACTTGGttgagtttctattttctttggcTGTCTTTGTTCCTCAATTTATTTGGACCAAGTGGACGATGGTGATACTTTCTTTTACTCAGTTTACACTCTGGTGATATTTTCTCAATTTTGCAACCTGTAaaacaataatatatattttcagTGAATATATTATATTCAATGTTGTTTTTACATACTATTTTGTTAAGTTCAGCAATATGATTGATAAAATTCAGGCAAAAAACCTACAccgcagcaacgcgcgggcTTAGTAACTAGTAATAACTGAACAACAATTGTGTTCCTTAATTAATTTGTTGGATTTTAGTTAACTACCTTAAAGATTTTCGATATGACTTGTAAATATTAGTTAGAGTGCTTAAATGAATCTAGCACAATGAATGAATTTGATGTGGAAAACCCCAAACCGATGAGTCCAATTTTGTGCGCATGTTTCCAGCCGACCTAGACACCTATTAGATTTGGGAATTTGTCATGAAGCTAATTAGAAGAACAAGTGCCCCACAAGTTGCCTAATTGATGTTGCGCAAACACTGTAACATCACCACACATCTTATTAATAACTGCTCGCTTCATCTTATTAATACTGCTCGCTATGATAAGATTTAATTTTTCACACAGGGTAGGCCTCAATAATGGACGATAAAGCTGgaattttgatgattttgtAACGAGGGAAGCCTGCAAGTTCCAACATCTTCTTCCATTCACTCTCAGTCCTCTCCTTTCCACCTGAGGCGTGTGCAATCATTAGCAAATCAAACACCAAGCCTGTGTCGTCGAACATGCCATCACCATTTGGCTCTAGAACAACGTCCACAATAATCACCTTGCCACTTCTCTCCGGTATCGCCTTTCGACAGTTTTTCAATATCTTGACGCAATCGTTGTCGCTCCAATCGTGCATAATCCACTGCAATTTTAATCCAAAAGTAACATGACGTTAATTTGATAAACAGATACTGGTTCCATGTAGTGAGTTCTATTGCAATGTAAACTACAAGAACCATAATTCATACTTtggcttcttttttttggcaaggTCATACTTTGGCTTTTGAATTACCttcatgaaaattgcatcagtgTTCGGAATATTGCCTCCATCAAACATGTCACCTCCAACATGTGACACCCCATGGTACTCCGGCGCTATTGCAACTACATGTGGTAGGTCAAAGTTAATGCCCTTAATGCTGGGATACAACTTCACAATCTCCGCCACTGCGCTTCCAGTCCCACCACCAACATCCACCAGTGTTGCCACGTTATCAAACCCACCCTTATATCCTGTGAGCATCGCTTTCATTGTAATCTTAGCAGTGCACGACATGCCATCATTGAACAATCGGTTGAACTCGGGTTTTTCGGAGAAGAATTGCCAAATGTCGCGGCCATGCGCTTTCTCAAAGGCGCATGGGGTGCCTTGCTTGACACATTGGCTGAAACAGTGCCATGGCTCCATTAGAGTAGAGTTTGTCTCCATGAGAACCATCGGAGCTAGAGTGAACTCCGAGTCATGTAAAAGCCATCTAGACGAGTGAGTCAACCCGTAGAGGGTTTCTCCGGAATCTCCACCGTCAGGCTGTGCGGTGAAGATGTTCCTGCGAACCAGCAACCGCATGATGCgagagaggcatgtgatgtctGGAGAGGGTGATGCAGAGTCGAAGGAGCAGGTTATTTCAGACAAAGTCAATGCATGACCATGAGAGTGTATGATATCTGGTATCCGGAGCTCCACAGCAGATTTTAAAGCCATGGAATCTGCAAAGCGGAGCATGTACTTCCATACATCTGCTTGGCCTCTTAGAGATGCTTCATCCAATTCTGTAACTGCTTCCATTTTTAAGTCTACTTCATGTAGAGAGAGAAATTCTTAATGctgaaacttaatgctttcttaTGCATGTGTAAGAAGCCAATATATTAATCacttaaaataaattaattatcaCATGTGTAACATGGAAAAGTTGTTGGATCAACTGCATAGCCCAACTTCATTATTGTAAAATAATTGTATGGGGAATAATGTGGTTGCAATGGTTGCAAGTTGCATTGTGGCTGCGACAGGTAGGTAACGCGTGTTAATCAAATTATTGGTGAATATTAATTGACTGGTTAAATGAGACACGTGTTACCTACCACTCTGAAAGTCTGaatattaattaaatttttactGGTGGGTGTGGGTGGGTGGATTGGGGATATAAGAAAAATAAGTAAAATTCATAATCAAGTCATATTTCCATTAAAACCTCTTTTGATTTGTGAAATTAAGCATGGGGACTGAAACTTAATGCATGCTTTCTTATGTTTAGGacacaatttttttgtttttaagtcaAGCTCTGGGAGCGaatcaaatacgtagaggtagTGGTAGGACCTACATTTAGGCCTGGCAACAGTACGGTCACGGACGGGTTACGGGCGGGCTTAATGGGTTCAACCCGTTATAACCCGTTAAAATAACGGGTTCGCCGGTTACCTGTTGAAACCCGTTAAGACcgctaaagtttttttttttttttttttttcattttttcatttttttctaaaCAATTAccatttttttataaaaaaaaaattcctaatcAATtacccttttaaaaaaaaaaatttaaaaattcttttctaatcaattaccctttttttaaattttaaattttttaaaaaaattttaattacctttttttaaaaaaaatttaaaaatccttttccaacccattacccattGAAACTCTTTTTCGTTATTGCTTTGAAAATCAACAAACTCAAAGAAAATCATTAAATCAAACTATCAAAAGTTAAATACATATTAGACTCACTATTGTAGGTTAAATCCAATGTTACTTGAAACTAAAATAttacaaattcaaagaaaaccATTACATGAAACTAAAAAAGTCTTTAGTTGGTGTGGTCTTGTCTGTTCAATGTCAAATCCAACACATCTTCAGTAAGTTGCTCCAAATCAGTTTGGTCTTGATCTAAATtacacaaaaagaaagagaggcaaattaaaataaatattcaCATGATGAAAAGATAAGAAGCTAATACTATAACCAAGTGATATAGAATTTACCTTTTTTACCGAAAATCCAATCTCGAGTACATAGCAATGCTTGAACAATATCAAGCAATAATGAGCTACGATATTGATCTAGTACTCTACCAGCAATATTAAACGCGGATTCAGATGCAACTGTAGAAATAGGAATCGTTAGCACATCACAAGCCATATGGAAAAGTATAGGATACCGAAATTGTTCCATTTTCCACCAAGAAAGAACATCcaactctttctttctttccaaccTTTCTTCATCAAGATACTTGTGAAATTCATTCTTCATATTCGAAGTTGAACCATTCTTGTAGTTAGCATCAAATTcctagacaaaaaaaaaaaaaaaaaaaaccaaacatgcTCTTAAATCACAATGAAGCAAGCTAGGTCATGTTGTCCAAATATCAAACAGTAAGCTACTCACATTCAGTTTGATAATATATAATTCATAGGCATAATTTAATAAAAACAATTTGATGTCTAATAATGGAAAGTAGATGACTAATAATGGTGTTTACCTCCAAAATGGTGTCTTCACCTTCAGTTTGAGAACAACTCTCACTCATGAAACCACTTGAATTATCGGGATTAGACCACTTCTCCACATATACATCAAATACAGAAAACAAAGTATCAATGAATTGCTTCAACTGCTCAGAGTTCACACCATAGAGCTTGCTATAGGCCCACTCTACAAATTCCATTTTGTACCGAGGATCCATCACAATTGCAATTCCAAGGATCAAGCTGTAATCCGAccaatatttttcaaacttcatATTCGTCTCTAATCCCATTTGTCTCATGAAGCCATCTTGGTGTCTCATGGCTTGTTGAATGTTGTGCTGGATAACAAATACCTTGGGAAAAAACAAATTTGAAGTAGGATACTTGGTTCCAGAAAATAAGAGAGTGACCTCATAGAAATATCCAAGAAATTTAGAAATCTTCTCTATTTTGTCCCATTCATCAGGAGATGGACAACACTTAAAATCAATGTCACTTAATGCAAAGTTAATCAATGCACGACGATAGTAAATTGCACTATAGAGCATAAGATAGGTGGAGTTCCATCTAGTGGGCACATCTTGTCTCAAGCCTCTTCTAGTACCTCTCATTCCCACTTGTACAATACACTCCAAAAATCTTTGCTTCCTTGCCATAGAACCTTTAATGTACTTGATGCAATCACTTACTTTTATAACTGAATGATCAATTTATTTCAATCCATCTTGAACTATTAAATTCAAGATGTGAGCACAACATCGAACATGGAAAAATTTTCCATTTAACAAAAGAAGCCCTCTAAAGTTCAATTGAGTTCTTAATTTCTCAACAAATGAATCATTAGCAGATGCATTATCCAATGTAATCGAAAACAATCACTTATCAATCTCCCACTCACATATCAATGAATTGATCTTTTCAGCTAGAGGGCAATACCATTATGTGGTGGAGGCATATGACAAAAACTAAGTATCCTCTTATGCAATTTCCATTCCGAATCAATGAAATTTGATGTGAGTGTATAACCATTAGTTGCTTGAGAACTCCACAAATCAGAAGTTAAACAAATTCTCCCTTTAACTGAACTTAACAGGTTCTGAAGTTTCAACTTTTCACTATCAAATAGCTTCAAAACATGGCCTTTAACGGTATTTCTACAAGGCAACTTAAGTGAAGGAGAAATATATTGAAAGACAGCTCTGATTCCCTCGTACTCCACAAAACTAAATGGCAAGTCATGCTTAACAATGGCCTCGAttaacaattcagaaaatttttcatattgaaattttgaagaaCGTGTAAAAGACTGAGGTGACACTACATTACTTGAACTATAACAAGTGTCATGATGACATAAAAGGCTACCTGTTCCCATAATAGAATCATACTTATACACAGCTCCACACTTTATGTATTCTGCACACTCTATTTGATCCTCAGTCACAGGCAACTCTTTAAATGATATCCAACAACGAGAAGTCTTCTTTCACTTCCTAACCGGAACACCTCTAGCGTGAAGTCTTCTACTCGTTCCATGTCCACTTTCTGCCACAGCTTCTCCTCTTTCTTCCATTGTATTAATTGTCTCATCATTCATACTTGTCTGAACACAATCAATAACATAAATCAAAGCCCAATTGGGCAATATCACAATCCAGTTGACAAAATCACAAGAGAAATTGCATATATCAGAAACCCCAATCCTAAACAACAAACAAGATCGAAACTTTGaacacccaaaagaaaaaagcaaaaaaaaaaaaccatgattAGCAAAATATTCAAGAACCAAACTTTAAATAACCCAATTCCTACAGTGGAATGTATATACATATTTTTCAAAACAAGCCATGCACATACAGACTATTGATAAAAGAACTTTGTAGAGTTCACCCTATTGTTTTGCCAAGGTAGCATTGGAATTGGTCGATGTTGTCATTTTGCTAACTAAGAGCATTCTTTACAAACCGATGGGGTTTCATCCATAGGCATAAATCAAACTAACAAGAACATACCAAAGGAACCAAATTGAATAAACCTTCTAAGCTGCAGAGAGAGCAAGCACATACCAAATAGGCTGCCAAAAACACAAAGAAACCAAAGACAGACAAGAAAAAACAATTTATCCAGAATGAAAAGGTAGAAACAGCTGCAGCCTCCAGAAATTAATCTATCACGGGGCAGACTTTTTTTGGCTATCACAAAATTCAGGAAATGCCTACAACTATgaggaaaaaaccaaaaaagccAGAAAGTAATGAATGAGATGATTACCAAAACTTTGAACAACAATTGTAGGATGAGATTCGAACAATACAGAAAAATATGCAAACCTGAGaaaaatccatatatatatttaaatccatatatattgcacatcagaaaaataaaaaaacccagATCCAAATAGTAAAAGATTTATATCAACAGCGGAGAGATCAGACAAGTTATGAATATTCTTCTGATTCGACCTCCAAACTCCAAAGCCAGCTTGCAATTTGCAAAAGATTAaaactttttatatatataaggtCAAGGACACATAACCCAGTTCGCAAATCCCAGAAAATACAAACACCCAACAATTCGTAAATCCCAGAAAACAAACAATATAGAGATCGATAGAAAGAAAGCTAAGAAAACATAAATGAAACAGAACAAGCATGACTCACCATGGAGCCACcccaaagctgaagatgaagagtTGCGAGAAGTGAAAGAAGTCGAGCTCATCGGCGAACTCTTTGGCAACGCAGGCTGAGAGTGGCGGCGTAGAGATAGGTAGAGGGTTCGGGAGGCTATAGTGGAGAAGAGGAGAGTGAGCTGCGACTGCGAAAGAAGCGAGGGTTAGACTATTagactgttttttttcttctaactgGGCTCCATGGGTTCCATCGTGTAGCCCGTTTCCGCCCGTTAACTAACGGGTTGGCAGCCCATTAACACGTTAAGTTATTGGGCGGAAATAAATGGGTTTTTAGCTGGCGGTTAACGGGTCATGGGCTGAATTGCCAGGCCTACCTACAGTAGTACATAGAAATAGTCATActcattatacaatcaaatatgtAGAGGTAGTGGGAATCCTCtattggtactacgccggaaGCGCTAGAGATCTAGGTTCTTAATACAAggaaaattattgtaattagacaaaaaaactATAcaataggaaaagaaaaagggaagatAAGGAAGAAAATTGTTCATTCCACACCCCCAATAAATTCACTTTTCCTCTTATTTCCTTGTATTTATTACTCATATCCctttattttattacattaattacaattttttttttttaaaggcttAACTCAAGGGTTTCTCTCTCTAACCAGCTAGGGGAGGCAGCGCAAATATCTTTCATCCCTCATCCGGTGGCATCTCTGATGGCTTCTCGCCATCATTATGATGCTGCCAGAGGGGAATGAATACCTATCGATCTGGGAGGCGGTTTGGCTTGATGTTTTGACAAATTTTGATCGACGTGGTTTTTTCGGATCTGGCTCGGATCGAGGCAGGGCATCCATGGACTCCGGTTCTAGAGGACGAGTTTGGTGCTGAGTGAGACTGGATCAGAATCCATCTCCTTTCCAGACTACGTTGACAGGGCTGGAACTTCGAATTCTTCTTGGAGGCGTTACGGTGCTGTTGTTTCCATGTTCCGTGGCAGTGGTTCAGCTGGTCCCTGGGTTCGTGGCAGTGATGGTGCAACTGATCACTGTGCGCTTGTGTCGGCGAGTTGTGTCACTCAAGGTTCATTCACATCTTGTCTGCAGCAGTGAAGGAAATTGGGCTAGGTCAACTGTTTTGGGTCTAGGGTTTAATTATCTTTTGGGCCTTGGGCTTCTATTTAACTAAGTTTTAgttatttctatttttaataaatttctcTACTTGTTTTTAAGGAACTAAGCACTTGTGTAATCTAGGCGTCTCTGGCCTCACCAGCATGCGTCGAGTGCAGCCGGACTGGTTGTTTGTGTTGGTGATTAGATATTGGGGCTTAGAGGATTACTCTTGCCTAGGTTCCAGATGAAGGTGGCGGCGACACAGAATGAGAGTTCATGGTATACGGGGTCGACCGGTTGTGTGGCCGGGGTGTTCGCATCCAATCTTGAGCATGGGTTTATGGGTGGATCCAATCATATCTCGCTCCAGATTCATTGGTTTGGCTGTAACATGGGTTTGGATCATGCAACATACAGGTTTGGGATTGTGGTGGTGGAGGATGTTATCTGCTGGTTCTCTGCCAGTGACAGTGATTCAATAGCGGTAAGGCTCCGAAAGAGGCAGCGACGTGACGGTCTTGGAAGTGTGATAGTGGTTAGGCTGAATGTGTCGCAACGGTCTTGGGCTGGGATCAAGGTTAGGGCCCTATTGGCCTAAGTCTAATGCTAGCCCTAGTCTTGTCCTGGTGTGTCTTTGGCTGgttttttatttctgtttttaGCTTTAGCTGTCTTAGTTGGTTAGTGTTGTCTCGCCTTTGGAGTGTAATAAGTCCCGACATGTATCTTGTAGGGCTAATTGGGCTAAATGCTTGTGTGTACACTCTAAGTGCCTTATCTGGCAAGGATTgaaatatctgcgatattttTGATATATCCCTCGATATATCCCTTTTTTGACAGACCGATATATCTTAAGGGGTTATTTTCTTATCTTCTACCGTATCCcccgaaatttctccgacatcgtcaaatatccttgatatattagatatttaggatatatctccaataaagtgaagaaatatctgtaaaatctgatgaaaaaaaataaaaaatagaaaaaacatagtaattctctaaatgcaaatgTGTATaaagagagatctcctcaagggAAATCTGgctgaggagaaatcccctcaagacgaatctaggtgaggagaaatatCCTGAAGGTGATTATGTGTGAggagtaattctctaaatgcaattCTGTGTAaggagagatctcctcaaaGAGAATTTGGGTGACGAGTATTCCCTTTGAGGGAAATCCGAGTGAGGAGTGGAATCTAAGTGAGGAGAAATTCCCTGAAAACGAACCTGGACAAGGAGAATTCATGATGAAGCAATTTCAAAAAGTAACTCATTCACTTCATCTTTCTCAATTATATGGGATTGGCTTCAAcgataactatcatgttcatcactacaattcgcactatatgggtcatatgttttggtctgattattgAATTTTCGTAGGCCAGCGAGCGgtttttcaaccacctagagtttcTTTttagatgtagatgaagttgacattcatatgtatttatatgtaattccaataaattgattctttcaaaaacgatatattttctcctatattcccgatatttccgatatctctATTTTTCAAAGTTCCAATAGATATGTAGATACAAATATTTTAATCCTTGGTCTGGCCTAGAAAGACAACGATCCATTGTTAAATTatcacaacctcctagtggcatgatgaaactaagtgtcgtcggatttattcttcggcggcaacatagtaggaaagctatgTATTTGATGATTATGCTtcgttgtaatcgagttatctttccggtatgacACCATTATATCAAAGCAAATTAagtagccagtagagcactctttgctaattagtgcttgttagaatatatgtattttGTAGAGACTCTTGATATCATTTCGAGATGTTCtttagatgcttattgtaataaggggtttagacTTAATGTCCCCTCTTGTATtcggcagtttcattaatcaatgtttgagggcagctgcaccagctcttcatttagagagagagagagagagagagaggatactATCCAAATGGAAGGTTCATGagaaatttaatttctcatctaatgggaaagacaaaaaaattacTTTCCTTTCTGCAAACAAATTAAACGAGGTCTAAGTGCATCCTTAGCAATACTTGTTAGCCatattttagttaaattttagctaaagtaacTAAAAAGTACCCTCCCCAGCCTGCTGCTCATGCCTACATCAAATGGCACCCCCCACTGCCTTCTTCTTTGAAGCTTAACTTTGATGGTTCAGTTCATGCTCCCGGTCAAGCAGTTGCTAGATTTGTGGTCCGCGACTCTTTTGGTAAACCTCTATTGACCAATGAGTAAAAAACTAGGGCATATGGATATTCTCTTAGCTGAAGTTGTTGCCCTCATAGAAGGTTTGGAGCATTATCTCATCTCACATCCCCACCCATTTTGGTGGACGGTGATTAATTCCAAGTTGCTCATTGATGCCATTAATAGCAGTTATTTTGTGCCTTGACGTGTTAAGTTCCTCATTCAAGACATCAAGGAACTTTTAACTAAGTTTGCCTCTGTTTCTTTCTCTCATATTTGGTCGGAGGCCAACTTTTTAGCCGATAGTTTAGCTTCTCTGGGTCATTCGACTCCTTCCCCCTCCTTTTGGTCCTTCCAGCTTCCTTTGTCTTCGAGCAACATCTTCCAATTTGATCAGTTTAGGGGTGGTTGTGCTCGTggttttctttgtaattttctttatctaaaaaaaaaaaaaaaaaaaattcattttggcTAACCAGTTTTAAAGTACATTTGCATCAATTTTCTCTACTCTaactagtttttaatttatattattttttcaataaaaactAATAGTTTAAATACATttatgttttagggaaacgagaattgagagaaaat belongs to Rosa chinensis cultivar Old Blush chromosome 4, RchiOBHm-V2, whole genome shotgun sequence and includes:
- the LOC112200743 gene encoding (R,S)-reticuline 7-O-methyltransferase yields the protein MEAVTELDEASLRGQADVWKYMLRFADSMALKSAVELRIPDIIHSHGHALTLSEITCSFDSASPSPDITCLSRIMRLLVRRNIFTAQPDGGDSGETLYGLTHSSRWLLHDSEFTLAPMVLMETNSTLMEPWHCFSQCVKQGTPCAFEKAHGRDIWQFFSEKPEFNRLFNDGMSCTAKITMKAMLTGYKGGFDNVATLVDVGGGTGSAVAEIVKLYPSIKGINFDLPHVVAIAPEYHGVSHVGGDMFDGGNIPNTDAIFMKWIMHDWSDNDCVKILKNCRKAIPERSGKVIIVDVVLEPNGDGMFDDTGLVFDLLMIAHASGGKERTESEWKKMLELAGFPRYKIIKIPALSSIIEAYPV
- the LOC112199533 gene encoding zinc finger BED domain-containing protein RICESLEEPER 2; the protein is MARKQRFLECIVQVGMRGTRRGLRQDVPTRWNSTYLMLYSAIYYRRALINFALSDIDFKCCPSPDEWDKIEKISKFLGYFYEVTLLFSGTKYPTSNLFFPKVFVIQHNIQQAMRHQDGFMRQMGLETNMKFEKYWSDYSLILGIAIVMDPRYKMEFVEWAYSKLYGVNSEQLKQFIDTLFSVFDVYVEKWSNPDNSSGFMSESCSQTEGEDTILEEFDANYKNGSTSNMKNEFHKYLDEERLERKKELDVLSWWKMEQFRYPILFHMACDVLTIPISTVASESAFNIAGRVLDQYRSSLLLDIVQALLCTRDWIFGKKDQDQTDLEQLTEDVLDLTLNRQDHTN